The proteins below come from a single Psychrobacter sp. PL19 genomic window:
- a CDS encoding Ig-like domain-containing protein, with translation MSYSPLSFTSKLFQLTALTCALALAGCGGGGGGDTIAPEPDLGVTQPGSGDNGGGEQTVEELNIVNSRLVDEDGNSINTVSLNGAYYEVEVTDENNQPVPNAKVSFAIDAEGIELSQTTSGSMLTDNEGKARIFLKPTSPDVSGAYSISATVSDNDNNTATSNLTFSVQTTRVMISPLIFKETNLISGGQTMVSLKVSDPTGNLLSGVMVNLNADCGQLPDQITSDSDGAIEFVYNSIDQDNILCSGMVRISASTGNSNQSANIMIRAPQANSIVYTSNELTLGIQNSGSSRTGTVEFTVYSNNVPVPNANVILSLEKSPLRLSFGSLDNRSDIRATTDRNGKVSVDIYPGTTPGPVEIKATLASDPRINGLSKGISIASSRVTQDGLSISFGSNALDWSLDGDETKIVARMVDRNGNSVPNGTVINFTTEGGKVSPASCATNDGVCEVTFSTQNPRPGDGRTSVLAVAEGEKSYIDLNQNNAWDECKVIGERDGKKIYETPSPTTCDVLVHNIGDTFRDDNENNTYEIGEFTYPSVTQAEQDCENNIRQFIQLKFPTASEIQKQRFEQDYVSKYVSPNKDETCNSGLDTVVRYQSIQLLTLGQREAEFTLVNASGNLLSPETIKSTDTTVRVRINSGGFLGLNPMPSGTTISGTMIVKTQSTNQPMVQVSTGNSSNSYKIRISNLTPNKSYSFIVKDKGENDTTVDRDYTFMSNPEGIIQEDIMLDSRPKVADVSDIALTKTGGQCQVTLESPAQVPDIVSTGLPGVNTGTISRFSIENCQAGDKFKVSATSPSNNTSSDIYTIQ, from the coding sequence ATGTCCTATAGTCCGTTATCATTTACTTCCAAATTATTTCAACTTACAGCGCTGACTTGCGCGCTGGCACTAGCAGGTTGCGGTGGCGGTGGTGGTGGCGATACAATTGCGCCAGAACCTGACTTAGGTGTGACGCAGCCTGGTAGCGGTGATAATGGTGGTGGGGAGCAAACTGTTGAAGAGCTTAATATTGTAAATAGCAGATTAGTCGATGAGGATGGTAATTCAATTAATACAGTTAGTCTAAATGGGGCTTATTACGAAGTAGAAGTGACTGATGAAAATAATCAACCAGTCCCAAATGCTAAAGTCAGCTTTGCTATCGATGCTGAAGGAATTGAGCTATCACAAACCACATCAGGCTCTATGTTGACGGATAACGAAGGTAAAGCACGTATTTTCTTAAAGCCTACCAGCCCTGATGTTTCAGGCGCATACTCTATATCAGCAACTGTAAGCGATAACGATAATAATACAGCTACTAGTAATCTGACCTTTTCGGTACAGACTACCAGAGTTATGATAAGTCCATTGATATTTAAAGAGACGAATCTAATATCTGGTGGACAAACTATGGTATCGCTTAAGGTTAGCGATCCAACTGGTAATCTACTAAGTGGGGTAATGGTCAATTTGAACGCTGATTGCGGACAGCTGCCTGATCAAATTACTTCTGACTCCGATGGTGCCATCGAGTTTGTCTATAATAGTATTGATCAGGATAATATTCTATGTAGTGGGATGGTTCGCATATCTGCAAGTACAGGTAATTCAAACCAATCTGCTAACATTATGATTCGAGCTCCTCAAGCTAACTCTATTGTCTATACGTCTAATGAGCTGACGCTTGGTATTCAGAACAGTGGCTCTTCAAGAACAGGCACAGTAGAGTTTACTGTCTATTCAAATAATGTCCCTGTACCTAACGCAAACGTTATATTGTCACTAGAAAAATCACCTCTTAGATTGTCGTTTGGCTCATTGGATAATAGATCTGACATCCGTGCTACAACGGATAGGAATGGTAAAGTATCCGTTGATATTTATCCTGGTACTACACCTGGGCCAGTGGAAATTAAAGCAACGTTGGCTAGTGATCCTCGTATTAATGGATTATCAAAAGGTATCTCCATTGCAAGCTCGCGGGTAACTCAAGATGGACTCAGTATATCATTTGGCTCAAACGCCTTAGACTGGAGTCTTGATGGTGATGAAACTAAAATCGTAGCCCGTATGGTAGACCGCAACGGCAACTCAGTACCTAATGGTACTGTTATTAACTTTACGACTGAAGGTGGCAAAGTGTCACCCGCAAGTTGTGCAACTAATGATGGCGTTTGCGAGGTTACTTTCTCAACTCAGAACCCACGTCCAGGTGATGGTCGCACCAGTGTTCTAGCGGTTGCAGAAGGCGAAAAATCATATATTGATTTAAATCAGAATAATGCTTGGGATGAATGTAAAGTAATTGGTGAAAGAGATGGTAAAAAAATATACGAAACGCCAAGCCCTACTACTTGTGATGTTTTAGTACATAATATTGGTGATACTTTCCGTGATGATAACGAGAATAATACTTATGAGATAGGTGAATTTACTTATCCATCAGTAACTCAAGCGGAACAGGACTGTGAAAATAATATTAGACAGTTTATTCAACTTAAATTCCCGACAGCTAGTGAGATTCAGAAACAAAGATTCGAACAGGATTATGTCTCTAAGTATGTTTCGCCTAATAAAGACGAAACCTGTAACTCAGGATTAGATACTGTCGTACGTTACCAATCCATTCAACTGTTAACATTGGGTCAAAGAGAAGCTGAATTTACTTTAGTAAATGCTAGTGGCAACTTACTATCTCCAGAGACTATAAAGTCAACAGATACGACAGTTAGAGTTCGTATTAATAGTGGTGGGTTTTTAGGTCTAAACCCTATGCCATCAGGAACGACGATTTCTGGAACTATGATAGTAAAAACACAGTCTACAAATCAGCCTATGGTTCAGGTTTCAACTGGAAATTCATCGAATAGCTATAAGATAAGAATATCAAACTTAACCCCAAATAAATCTTATAGCTTTATAGTTAAAGATAAAGGTGAGAACGATACAACTGTAGATAGAGACTATACGTTTATGTCCAATCCTGAAGGTATTATACAAGAAGATATAATGCTAGATAGTAGACCTAAGGTTGCCGATGTATCGGATATTGCGCTTACTAAGACAGGAGGACAGTGTCAAGTAACCTTAGAAAGCCCTGCACAAGTTCCTGACATTGTTAGCACTGGTTTGCCGGGCGTAAATACAGGTACTATTTCTAGATTCTCAATTGAAAACTGTCAGGCTGGTGATAAGTTTAAAGTATCCGCAACTTCGCCTAGCAATAATACTAGTAGTGATATTTATACTATCCAATAA
- the purU gene encoding formyltetrahydrofolate deformylase: protein MNTAVSATDIDTATLLIKCKDQAGIVQAVSEFIHRYGANIISLDQYSTAHEGGQYFMRLEFVLAGLSDIIDNFQASFAYTVAKRHNMTWRLHDNSIKIKVGILVSKFDHALLDLLWRHQRGLLDCQITSVVSNHADLRQAVENFGITFHHIPVTKDNKADAEAQIHELMAENDLLVLARYMQILSSDFVKRWPMQIINIHHSFLPAFVGADPYRQAYDKGVKLIGATAHYVTAELDQGPIIEQDVHRVTHRQGVADLRAIGRDIERNVLARAVNWHVQNRVIVTGNKTVVFN from the coding sequence ATGAACACTGCAGTTAGCGCTACTGATATCGATACCGCCACGTTATTGATTAAATGCAAAGATCAAGCGGGTATTGTTCAAGCGGTATCAGAGTTTATTCACCGTTATGGTGCTAATATTATTAGCTTAGATCAGTATTCAACCGCCCATGAAGGCGGGCAGTATTTTATGCGCTTGGAGTTTGTGTTAGCAGGCTTGAGCGATATTATTGATAACTTCCAAGCCAGCTTTGCCTATACGGTAGCCAAGCGCCACAATATGACCTGGCGTTTACATGATAACTCGATTAAGATTAAGGTTGGCATCTTGGTATCGAAGTTTGACCACGCCTTACTAGACTTATTATGGCGGCATCAACGTGGTTTGCTTGATTGTCAGATTACTTCCGTAGTCAGCAACCATGCTGATTTACGGCAAGCGGTCGAAAATTTTGGCATTACTTTTCATCATATCCCCGTTACTAAAGACAATAAAGCGGACGCAGAAGCCCAAATTCACGAGTTGATGGCAGAGAATGACTTATTAGTGTTAGCGCGCTATATGCAAATTTTGTCGTCTGATTTTGTTAAGCGTTGGCCGATGCAGATTATAAATATCCACCATTCATTTCTGCCAGCATTTGTAGGTGCAGACCCTTATCGGCAAGCTTATGACAAGGGTGTGAAGCTGATTGGTGCGACGGCCCATTATGTGACTGCTGAGCTGGACCAGGGGCCTATTATTGAGCAAGACGTGCACCGTGTCACTCATCGTCAAGGGGTTGCTGATCTGCGCGCAATTGGACGTGATATAGAGCGCAACGTATTGGCGCGGGCGGTTAATTGGCATGTGCAAAATCGAGTGATTGTGACCGGTAATAAGACCGTGGTTTTTAATTAA
- a CDS encoding cytochrome C assembly family protein, whose translation MLLAFVIASMAYIVVIIHLSWALTTNKQINKNVGLGLLIVGMLAHAALLYPYIFTLYGLNFNLFNVFSLVSLFFLFFFVLFCLYRPIISLGILAAPTALFGMTIGYVGRAPYQPLTDVSIGLEAHIILSFAAYCVLLMAAVQALFLRLQIRELKHHTIHRFWVNKLPSLQSMEGLLFDMILVGFVLLSVALGLGFIYVEDLLAQHIAHKTVFSVLSWLLFGVLLVGNWRAGWRGKHAANITIYAFILLAIGFVGSKFVLELLL comes from the coding sequence GTGTTACTTGCGTTTGTGATAGCCAGTATGGCTTACATCGTGGTTATTATCCATCTCAGCTGGGCATTGACTACAAACAAGCAGATTAATAAAAACGTCGGTCTGGGCCTATTGATAGTAGGCATGTTGGCGCACGCTGCGCTGTTGTATCCCTATATCTTTACTTTATACGGCCTAAATTTTAATCTATTTAACGTCTTTAGTCTGGTTAGTTTGTTTTTCTTGTTTTTTTTCGTGCTGTTCTGTCTATACCGGCCTATTATCAGCCTTGGTATATTAGCCGCACCAACTGCACTTTTCGGTATGACTATCGGGTATGTTGGCCGCGCGCCTTATCAGCCACTTACTGACGTCAGTATTGGTCTTGAAGCACATATTATATTATCATTTGCCGCTTATTGTGTGCTGCTGATGGCAGCGGTGCAAGCACTATTTCTGCGCCTACAGATTCGTGAGCTCAAGCATCATACCATTCATCGTTTTTGGGTCAACAAGTTACCTTCCTTACAAAGTATGGAAGGCTTATTGTTCGATATGATCTTGGTTGGCTTTGTATTACTCAGTGTCGCGTTGGGGCTGGGATTTATTTATGTAGAGGATTTGCTGGCGCAACATATCGCTCATAAAACGGTCTTTAGCGTTCTATCATGGTTATTATTCGGTGTATTACTCGTAGGCAATTGGCGTGCTGGCTGGCGTGGTAAACACGCTGCCAATATCACCATTTACGCTTTTATCTTATTAGCCATTGGCTTTGTGGGTAGCAAGTTTGTTTTAGAGCTGCTGCTGTGA